One part of the Rutidosis leptorrhynchoides isolate AG116_Rl617_1_P2 chromosome 1, CSIRO_AGI_Rlap_v1, whole genome shotgun sequence genome encodes these proteins:
- the LOC139899874 gene encoding uncharacterized protein, with product MQKYLKLVQELAVDFDLFQITQVSRTLNKKADALIKVKSIEEDSVSAAVEEEERSWMTPIIEFLSKGMLPIDSSEAKKIKMKAPMYLLDKGVLYRKSFLGPHLRCLNPTQAESIIREVHEGIYAAEVIRKCQSCQLHAPVSKAPRHRMIPVASPWPFCKWAIGIVGPFPAGPGGVKFLVVAIDYFTKWVEAKPLKTISGNQI from the exons ATGCAAAAATACTTAAAGCTTGTGCAAGAGCTAGCAGTCGACTTCGATTTATTCCAGATAACTCAGGTTTCGAGGACGCTGAATaaaaaggcggatgcgctaa TTAAAGTAAAATCTATTGAAGAAGACAGTGTTTCGGCTGCGGTTGAAGAAGAAGAGCGGAGTTGGATGACACCAATTATAGAATTTCTATCCAAAGGTATGTTGCCGATAGATTCAAGTGAAGCAAAAAAGATTAAGATGAAAGCACCAATGTATCTGTTAGACAAGGGAGTCCTATACAGAAAATCTTTTCTGGGGCCTCACTTGCGGTGTCTCAATCCAACTCAAGCAGAGTCAATTATACGGGAAGTACACGAGGGAAT ATATGCCGCAGAGGTAATACGCAAGTGTCAATCATGTCAACTTCATGCACCAGTAAGCAAGGCTCCGCGACATCGTATGATACCGGTCGCGTCTCCATGGCCGTTCTGCAAGTGGGCAATCGGCATAGTGGGGCCATTCCCCGCAGGACCAGGGGGTGTAAAATTCCTGGTAGTGGCAATTGATTATTTCACGAAATGGGTAGAGGCCAAACCGCTAAAGACAATTTCGGgcaaccaaatttaa